Proteins encoded together in one Chloroflexota bacterium window:
- a CDS encoding pyridoxal phosphate-dependent aminotransferase, whose product MAPPSSAQAVANRILELTPSPTMAMDAKAKAMVRSGIDVINLSVGEPDFDTPEHIKAAAIAAIQDGFNKYTPAGGIPELKEAIAEKLSRENGVDYSPNEVVACVGGKQAVCNVFLAICDPGDEVIVHAPTWPTFLEQIKLAQGNPVTVSLPSPFAITADPLLERITPKTRAILLNSPCNPTGEVADPAEIRKLARACVERDIYFIADETYEHFLYGDTEHLSPASMGPDEKAHVITVNTVSKTYAMTGWRLGYVAGPEPVVKAINDLMTQITSNPTAAAQKAAIAALTGPQDCVREMVTEFSARRTLLVEGLRSIGYTCSLPGGAFYAFPQVRGDEEDMAVADRLLEEAHVATVPGSSFLADGHLRMSYATSREKLQEALERLRKLL is encoded by the coding sequence GTGGCACCCCCAAGCTCCGCGCAGGCAGTAGCCAACCGAATATTGGAATTGACCCCATCCCCTACCATGGCCATGGATGCCAAGGCCAAAGCAATGGTGCGGTCTGGCATTGATGTCATCAATCTCTCTGTGGGCGAACCGGATTTTGATACGCCGGAACACATAAAAGCGGCTGCCATAGCCGCGATTCAGGATGGATTCAACAAATATACTCCTGCCGGCGGCATCCCCGAACTCAAAGAGGCCATTGCCGAGAAGCTCTCTCGTGAGAATGGAGTGGACTACAGCCCGAATGAGGTGGTTGCCTGCGTCGGCGGCAAACAGGCCGTCTGCAACGTCTTTCTCGCGATCTGCGATCCCGGCGATGAGGTGATCGTCCATGCACCCACGTGGCCGACCTTCCTCGAGCAGATCAAACTGGCGCAGGGAAATCCCGTCACTGTGTCCCTCCCCTCACCTTTTGCAATCACGGCGGACCCACTGCTCGAGCGCATCACTCCCAAGACCCGGGCCATTCTCCTCAACTCCCCGTGCAACCCCACCGGCGAGGTGGCTGACCCTGCGGAGATCCGCAAACTGGCAAGAGCATGTGTAGAACGCGACATCTACTTCATCGCGGACGAGACCTACGAGCACTTTCTTTACGGCGATACTGAGCACCTGTCGCCCGCCTCAATGGGACCGGACGAGAAAGCCCACGTAATCACCGTGAATACCGTATCGAAGACGTACGCCATGACCGGCTGGCGCTTGGGCTACGTGGCCGGGCCGGAACCGGTGGTCAAGGCGATCAACGACCTGATGACACAGATCACGAGCAATCCGACAGCTGCCGCCCAAAAGGCCGCCATTGCCGCCCTCACCGGACCGCAAGACTGCGTGCGGGAGATGGTTACTGAGTTTAGCGCCCGTCGCACATTGCTTGTAGAAGGGCTGCGTTCAATTGGCTATACCTGCTCGCTGCCGGGCGGCGCATTCTACGCTTTCCCGCAAGTCAGAGGGGATGAAGAAGACATGGCGGTTGCCGACCGCCTCTTGGAAGAAGCCCACGTCGCCACCGTGCCGGGGTCGTCGTTCCTCGCCGACGGCCACCTGCGCATGTCGTACGCCACCAGCCGCGAAAAGCTGCAGGAAGCCCTCGAACGGCTGCGAAAGCTATTGTAA
- a CDS encoding DUF933 domain-containing protein, whose product MQIGIVGLPFSGKTTVFTALAGDASEQSHQSHGLEPTLATVRLPDARLEALCALFATELCIPTEVQYLDFPGAGFGRQEKDAAWVGTLRTVDALLIVIGAFSGTQDPSDELESIHLDLVLPDLQIVESRLERLALQWRTAPAAERLQLEREQSLLERIQSALEQGVPVRALELSADEIQAIRGYQLLTMKPTLVVLNLSEEQMAQADELATNVRATYAHAQTTVLGLCAQLEMEIAQLPPAEAKLFREDLDLAEAGAARVVRESHALLGLIHFFTMNEQEVRAWTIPQGTRAQDAAGKIHTDMARGFVRAEVIPWDQLVENNGYGDARKHGLVRQEGRDYVVQDGDVLYILFTR is encoded by the coding sequence ATGCAGATTGGCATAGTTGGGTTGCCGTTCTCCGGCAAGACCACAGTTTTCACTGCCCTTGCCGGCGATGCGTCGGAACAGAGCCACCAGTCCCACGGCTTGGAACCAACCCTCGCCACCGTGCGCCTGCCCGATGCCCGCCTTGAAGCGCTCTGTGCCCTGTTCGCAACTGAACTGTGCATCCCCACGGAAGTACAGTACCTGGATTTTCCCGGCGCCGGTTTCGGCAGGCAAGAAAAGGATGCCGCCTGGGTAGGCACGCTCCGCACCGTAGATGCCTTGCTCATTGTCATTGGGGCCTTCAGCGGCACCCAAGACCCCAGCGACGAACTTGAGAGCATTCATCTCGATCTCGTCTTGCCAGACCTGCAAATCGTGGAAAGCCGACTGGAGCGGCTCGCGTTGCAATGGCGCACGGCCCCCGCAGCCGAACGCCTCCAACTTGAGCGCGAACAGAGTCTCTTGGAACGCATACAAAGCGCGCTGGAGCAGGGCGTGCCGGTACGGGCACTGGAACTCTCCGCAGACGAAATACAAGCTATCCGAGGGTACCAGCTCCTCACTATGAAGCCCACTCTGGTGGTCCTCAATCTCTCTGAGGAACAGATGGCGCAGGCTGACGAATTGGCCACGAACGTACGCGCCACTTACGCCCACGCGCAGACAACAGTGTTAGGCCTCTGCGCGCAACTGGAAATGGAAATCGCGCAACTACCGCCGGCAGAGGCCAAGCTCTTTCGCGAGGACTTAGATCTCGCTGAAGCGGGCGCGGCACGCGTTGTGCGCGAGTCGCATGCGCTCTTGGGCCTGATCCACTTCTTCACCATGAACGAACAAGAAGTGCGCGCATGGACCATCCCACAGGGCACCAGAGCGCAGGACGCCGCCGGCAAGATCCACACCGACATGGCGCGGGGTTTCGTCCGGGCGGAAGTGATTCCCTGGGATCAGTTGGTCGAGAACAACGGGTACGGCGATGCGCGCAAGCACGGGCTCGTGCGCCAGGAAGGCCGGGATTACGTCGTTCAAGACGGCGATGTGCTCTATATACTCTTCACGCGGTAA
- a CDS encoding aspartate/glutamate racemase family protein: protein MFGWRGRIGLLVPSVNTVVEPEGCALLPDGFAVYATRMRNSRSDADDMAQMCAHVDRGVDELLSANVDAIAFACTAGSFFEGADGEEALRERLRGGSNIESVTTAGAVAGALRALDAQRVAMVTPYIPELNDLEVKFLRDWGFDVVSQAGMSILTAFDIGVVPLEETYRFARDHVAESADALFISCTNLRTMDVIQALEEDLGIPVVTSNQATYWQCLRALGHTAAIPGYGKLFDLSPAAQPVPVTV from the coding sequence ATGTTTGGATGGCGTGGACGCATCGGTCTGCTTGTACCTTCGGTAAACACGGTGGTGGAGCCGGAAGGCTGCGCATTGCTGCCTGACGGCTTTGCCGTTTATGCCACTCGCATGCGCAATTCCCGCTCGGATGCGGACGACATGGCGCAGATGTGCGCGCACGTCGATCGCGGCGTTGATGAGTTGCTCAGCGCGAACGTCGACGCAATCGCGTTTGCCTGCACCGCAGGCAGTTTCTTCGAGGGCGCTGACGGTGAAGAGGCATTGCGCGAACGGTTGCGGGGCGGCAGCAATATCGAGTCAGTGACTACTGCCGGCGCGGTCGCCGGGGCCCTGCGCGCTCTAGACGCACAGCGCGTTGCCATGGTGACACCGTATATCCCGGAGCTTAATGACCTCGAGGTCAAGTTCCTGCGCGATTGGGGCTTCGACGTGGTGAGCCAGGCCGGCATGAGCATCCTCACGGCGTTCGACATCGGCGTTGTTCCCCTGGAGGAAACCTACCGCTTTGCCCGCGATCACGTGGCAGAGAGTGCCGACGCGCTTTTCATTAGTTGTACCAATCTCCGTACCATGGACGTCATCCAGGCCCTTGAAGAAGACCTGGGCATTCCGGTTGTTACGAGCAACCAGGCGACGTACTGGCAATGCCTGCGTGCGTTGGGCCATACTGCGGCGATTCCCGGCTACGGCAAGCTTTTCGATCTTTCCCCCGCGGCGCAGCCTGTGCCCGTGACCGTCTAG
- a CDS encoding hydantoinase/oxoprolinase family protein: MDSSLRVGVDIGGTFTDLVFMDSQGLRAWTKVSSTADDFAQGIVQGLDSLIHDTNAESADIAEVIHATTVATNAILEGKGALTGLITTAGFRDVLEIRRLRMPRLYDLHWEPPQPLVPRALRREVIERLDTLGNVVQELDEDSVHAAIAHLLKAGVRSIAVCLINAYRNPAHEERIGALLHAAAPEVFVSLSSHVLPEIREYERTSTTVINAYIAPVMRSYLNRLHESLDERRITAPVYMMQSAGGMMGAAKAAEQPIHVIESGPAAGVMGALSLANAMGAANAITLDMGGTTAKASVIEDGRITRTNDYEVGGGISLSARLQRGAGYALRVPAIDIAEVGAGGGSIAWIDPAGGLRVGPHSAGAEPGPVCYSLGAKDPTLTDANVVLGFLNPTHFLGGELPIDAARARTVLQRRLAEPLGLGVADTAHGIHRIAVSHMSRAVRAVTVERGRSPSDFVLFAFGGSGPLHAVEMARELGVQQVVVPPFPGLFSSLGLLCVDVSQHAVQTVLLPLDAVSQDEIDRQYLALESRLAAELGVGSGARQDGEWQRFADLRYAGQSFELTIPLQESIPALMREAFELEHERTYGHKAPDDPVELVNLRVEATLPREGAHQWGGSSGGRRSLDGPKERSAYFGAAIGMRTVPLLAREDIGTEDQPGPLIIEEYDTTVLVPPHCTVRRDAWDNVVITLGEEQP; the protein is encoded by the coding sequence GTGGACTCATCTTTGCGTGTCGGTGTAGATATTGGGGGTACCTTCACCGACCTTGTCTTCATGGACTCGCAGGGGCTGCGGGCATGGACTAAGGTTTCATCCACTGCTGACGACTTTGCGCAAGGCATAGTCCAGGGACTTGATTCGCTCATTCACGATACGAATGCCGAGAGCGCCGACATTGCCGAGGTCATCCACGCTACGACAGTGGCAACCAATGCCATTCTGGAGGGCAAAGGCGCGCTCACGGGTCTCATTACCACTGCGGGCTTTCGCGACGTGCTGGAGATCCGACGCTTGCGCATGCCGCGGCTCTACGACCTGCACTGGGAACCGCCGCAGCCGCTGGTACCGCGTGCGCTGCGCCGGGAAGTCATCGAGCGCTTGGACACGCTGGGCAACGTGGTGCAAGAACTCGACGAAGATAGTGTCCACGCTGCGATAGCACACTTGCTGAAGGCTGGTGTACGTTCGATTGCGGTGTGCCTCATCAACGCCTATCGCAATCCGGCACACGAAGAGCGCATCGGCGCGCTGCTCCACGCTGCGGCTCCAGAAGTGTTCGTTTCTCTTTCGTCGCATGTTCTCCCGGAAATTCGCGAGTATGAGCGGACCAGCACGACGGTAATCAACGCGTACATTGCTCCCGTCATGCGCTCCTATCTCAATCGCCTCCATGAGTCTCTCGATGAACGACGCATCACTGCGCCGGTATACATGATGCAGTCCGCAGGGGGCATGATGGGCGCCGCCAAGGCTGCGGAGCAGCCAATTCACGTGATCGAGTCCGGTCCCGCTGCCGGCGTGATGGGCGCGCTCTCGCTCGCGAACGCAATGGGCGCCGCCAACGCAATAACCCTCGACATGGGCGGCACGACGGCCAAGGCCTCGGTGATCGAGGACGGCCGCATCACGCGCACGAACGACTACGAGGTCGGCGGCGGCATTAGCCTGAGCGCGCGCCTGCAACGCGGTGCGGGCTATGCGCTGCGCGTACCCGCCATTGATATCGCCGAAGTCGGCGCCGGTGGCGGCAGCATCGCGTGGATAGACCCGGCCGGCGGGCTCCGCGTCGGTCCGCACAGCGCAGGCGCCGAGCCAGGCCCTGTGTGCTATTCCCTAGGCGCAAAAGATCCTACACTCACCGACGCCAATGTCGTCCTCGGTTTTCTCAATCCCACGCACTTCCTGGGCGGTGAGTTGCCCATCGACGCTGCTCGCGCACGAACCGTATTGCAGCGGCGGCTCGCAGAACCGCTTGGACTGGGCGTCGCAGACACCGCGCACGGCATTCATCGCATTGCGGTCTCACATATGAGCCGCGCAGTGCGGGCAGTGACCGTGGAGCGCGGACGCTCGCCCTCAGATTTTGTGCTGTTTGCCTTTGGTGGCAGCGGCCCGCTGCATGCCGTTGAAATGGCACGGGAGCTCGGTGTACAGCAGGTTGTAGTGCCGCCGTTTCCGGGTCTGTTTAGCTCATTAGGCCTCTTGTGCGTTGATGTTTCCCAGCACGCCGTGCAGACCGTGCTGCTGCCGCTTGATGCGGTGAGCCAGGACGAGATTGACCGGCAATATCTCGCGCTTGAGTCTCGATTGGCCGCCGAGCTTGGTGTGGGCAGCGGTGCGCGGCAAGACGGCGAGTGGCAACGCTTCGCGGACCTGCGGTATGCAGGCCAGTCTTTCGAACTCACCATCCCACTGCAGGAGTCAATTCCAGCACTGATGCGTGAGGCGTTTGAGCTTGAACACGAGCGCACGTACGGGCACAAGGCCCCGGATGATCCCGTGGAGCTTGTCAATTTACGGGTGGAAGCAACGCTGCCGCGCGAGGGAGCGCACCAATGGGGAGGATCATCGGGCGGAAGGAGATCTCTCGACGGCCCCAAAGAGCGTTCAGCATACTTTGGCGCTGCAATTGGCATGCGGACTGTGCCGTTGCTCGCACGTGAGGATATTGGCACAGAGGATCAGCCGGGACCGTTGATCATCGAGGAGTACGACACCACCGTGCTGGTGCCGCCGCACTGCACAGTGAGGCGAGATGCGTGGGATAACGTGGTGATTACTTTAGGAGAGGAGCAGCCGTGA
- a CDS encoding hydantoinase B/oxoprolinase family protein, with protein MSREFDPVETEILKNALESLVDEMAMTVLRTAYSNNLKNSMDFSTALCQPSGELIAQGLTLPLHLGSVPHAMESIFATFGDDVQPGDVYMLNDPYAGGTHLPDIYIFKPVFLDGVLACYLVSIAHHADVGGMVAGGNGCDATEIFQEGIRIPPLKLYAAGEPNDAVFELIRANVRVPRLVLGDLRAQLSACHVGERRVAALFARYGHDDLQARFTALLDYTERLARQAIADLPDGEYAFTDYIDDDGFDPGPIPIAVTVKVHGDSMTVDFAGTSPQVRGGINSPIPFTRSAVYACVRSLMGEEIPNNEGYFRPIEVIAPKSSVINPSMPAPVAARGLTGYRTANAVMGALAKLAPERIPACEVGGDTGVSIGGYDDDGNPFVYLEFLFGSWGGKPWSDGTDAMASIVVNFSNNPVEVVEAELPLRIERYGYVPDSEGAGTYRGGLALVRDYRLRERRATLQLRSDRHKNHAYGLAGGHDGAPSKNILNPDTEARVLTSKATETIYENDLFRHMVAGAGGWGDPLERDPQLVLDDVRNEKVSRERAREVYGVVVTSDGELDCEATERCRSRQDG; from the coding sequence GTGAGCCGAGAGTTCGATCCGGTAGAAACGGAAATCCTCAAGAACGCGCTGGAATCGCTCGTTGATGAGATGGCAATGACGGTACTGCGCACGGCGTATTCGAATAATCTCAAGAACAGCATGGACTTTTCGACCGCGCTCTGCCAACCCAGCGGGGAGCTTATCGCCCAGGGTCTAACACTTCCCTTGCACCTTGGGTCTGTGCCCCACGCTATGGAGAGCATCTTTGCGACGTTTGGCGATGACGTGCAGCCCGGCGACGTGTATATGCTCAACGATCCCTATGCCGGTGGTACGCACTTACCGGACATCTACATCTTCAAGCCGGTATTCCTGGATGGCGTGCTTGCCTGTTACCTGGTTTCCATCGCCCACCACGCGGACGTCGGCGGCATGGTGGCAGGAGGGAACGGCTGTGACGCCACCGAGATCTTCCAGGAAGGCATCCGCATTCCGCCGCTGAAGCTCTATGCCGCCGGCGAACCGAACGATGCCGTCTTTGAGTTGATACGGGCAAACGTGCGCGTGCCGCGGCTGGTGCTCGGCGATCTTCGCGCTCAACTCTCCGCCTGTCACGTGGGCGAGCGACGCGTGGCTGCGCTCTTTGCGCGCTACGGACACGACGATCTCCAGGCGCGGTTTACAGCGCTGCTCGACTACACGGAAAGGCTGGCGCGACAAGCCATTGCCGATCTGCCGGACGGCGAATACGCGTTCACCGACTACATCGATGACGACGGCTTCGATCCAGGTCCGATCCCCATCGCCGTCACCGTGAAGGTGCATGGCGATTCGATGACGGTGGACTTTGCCGGTACGTCGCCCCAGGTCCGCGGCGGCATCAACTCGCCGATACCGTTTACGCGCTCGGCGGTCTATGCTTGTGTCCGCAGCTTAATGGGAGAGGAGATCCCCAATAATGAGGGGTACTTCCGTCCCATCGAGGTAATTGCGCCAAAGAGCTCGGTCATCAATCCCAGCATGCCCGCGCCGGTGGCGGCACGGGGCCTCACCGGCTACCGGACCGCTAACGCCGTGATGGGCGCGCTGGCCAAGCTGGCGCCGGAGCGCATACCGGCGTGTGAAGTTGGCGGTGATACCGGCGTAAGCATCGGCGGCTACGATGACGACGGCAATCCGTTTGTCTACCTGGAGTTCCTCTTTGGCTCGTGGGGAGGCAAGCCCTGGAGCGACGGCACTGACGCTATGGCGAGCATCGTGGTGAATTTTTCAAATAATCCGGTAGAAGTGGTTGAGGCCGAACTCCCCTTGCGCATCGAGCGCTACGGCTACGTGCCGGACTCCGAAGGCGCCGGCACGTACCGCGGCGGCCTGGCGCTCGTACGCGACTACCGCCTGCGCGAGCGGCGCGCCACGTTGCAATTGCGTTCGGATCGACATAAAAACCACGCGTACGGGCTGGCCGGCGGTCATGACGGCGCGCCTTCAAAGAACATCCTCAATCCGGATACGGAGGCTCGCGTACTAACGAGCAAGGCGACCGAGACGATCTATGAAAACGATCTGTTCCGGCACATGGTTGCCGGGGCCGGCGGCTGGGGCGACCCGTTGGAGCGCGATCCGCAGTTAGTCTTGGATGACGTGCGCAATGAAAAGGTCTCTCGCGAACGCGCCCGTGAGGTCTATGGAGTAGTGGTGACGTCCGACGGCGAACTGGACTGTGAGGCAACTGAGCGTTGCCGCAGTAGGCAGGACGGCTGA
- a CDS encoding FAD-dependent oxidoreductase, whose protein sequence is MNSYPSYEDRTAPPQEETFDVVVYGGTSAGISAAVQVSRMGKSVVVVAPEQHLGGLSSGGLGWTDTGDKSVIGGLAREFFHRIWLHYEKPTSWKWQRRAEYGNRGQGTPAIDREFRTMWVFEPHVAERVFEDLVSEHDVEVRRGQHLNRKGGVIVESGRIQSIATLDGSVFAGSAFIDATYEGDLMAAAGVTYKVGREGADEFGEEWAGVQKDARHHGHHFPDGVDPFVVAGEPASGLLPRVTPALPGKNGQADHRIQAYCYRTCLTKAPQNRIPFARPDGYDPEEYRLLLRVLATGWRAVFRKFDPIPNSKTDTNNHGPFSTDNIGQNYGYPDGTYEVRDRIVSEHIRYQQGLMYFLANDWRVPEDVRAEFSQWGLARDEFVDNGNWPYQLYVREARRLVGAFVMTEHECLAKRDVPQPVGMGSYTMDSHNVQRYVTSEGFVQNEGDIGVKPLRPYSIAYGSLTPRREEATNLLVPVCVSASHIAYGSIRMEPVFLILGQSAATAAVLSIDQGVAVQDLEFSALRTRLLADGQILELS, encoded by the coding sequence GTGAATAGTTACCCCAGTTACGAAGACCGCACCGCGCCGCCGCAGGAAGAAACTTTCGACGTTGTCGTGTACGGCGGGACATCGGCTGGGATCTCGGCTGCGGTCCAAGTCAGCCGGATGGGAAAGTCAGTTGTCGTCGTCGCCCCGGAGCAACATCTCGGCGGACTCTCCTCCGGTGGCCTGGGATGGACAGACACGGGGGATAAGTCCGTGATCGGCGGTCTCGCGAGGGAGTTCTTCCACCGCATCTGGCTGCACTATGAGAAACCCACATCCTGGAAGTGGCAACGGCGCGCAGAGTATGGCAACCGCGGCCAAGGCACGCCTGCGATCGATAGAGAGTTTCGGACGATGTGGGTATTCGAGCCGCATGTTGCCGAGCGCGTTTTCGAGGACTTGGTGTCGGAGCACGATGTCGAGGTCCGACGGGGCCAGCACCTCAATCGAAAGGGTGGCGTGATCGTCGAGAGCGGCCGTATCCAGAGCATCGCGACGCTTGACGGATCGGTCTTCGCCGGCTCCGCGTTCATTGACGCTACCTACGAAGGGGATCTCATGGCGGCCGCAGGCGTGACGTACAAAGTCGGACGGGAAGGCGCGGACGAATTTGGCGAGGAATGGGCCGGTGTCCAGAAAGACGCGCGCCATCACGGCCATCACTTTCCGGATGGCGTGGACCCGTTCGTCGTAGCCGGAGAGCCAGCTTCCGGCCTCCTCCCTCGCGTCACCCCGGCCCTCCCGGGGAAGAATGGCCAAGCCGATCACCGCATCCAGGCCTATTGCTACCGGACTTGCCTGACGAAGGCGCCGCAGAACCGGATTCCGTTTGCCAGGCCGGACGGCTATGATCCTGAGGAATACAGACTGCTCCTCCGCGTCTTGGCTACGGGCTGGAGAGCGGTGTTCCGCAAGTTTGACCCGATTCCAAACTCTAAGACCGACACCAACAACCACGGGCCTTTCAGCACCGACAACATCGGCCAGAACTACGGCTATCCCGATGGAACCTACGAGGTACGGGATCGAATTGTCAGCGAACACATCCGCTACCAGCAGGGGCTCATGTACTTCCTTGCGAACGATTGGCGAGTTCCAGAGGACGTCCGCGCCGAGTTCTCCCAATGGGGGTTGGCACGAGACGAATTTGTCGACAACGGGAACTGGCCGTACCAGCTCTATGTCCGGGAGGCGCGGAGGCTTGTCGGCGCATTCGTAATGACCGAGCACGAGTGTTTGGCCAAGCGCGATGTGCCGCAGCCCGTTGGGATGGGTTCTTACACGATGGACTCGCACAATGTGCAGCGGTACGTCACCAGCGAGGGGTTCGTACAGAACGAGGGAGACATCGGCGTGAAGCCGCTCCGGCCCTATAGCATTGCTTACGGATCGCTTACGCCCCGGCGGGAAGAGGCCACGAATCTGCTCGTGCCGGTTTGCGTTTCGGCCTCCCACATCGCGTACGGATCGATCCGTATGGAACCCGTTTTCCTGATCCTCGGGCAGTCCGCGGCCACAGCGGCCGTACTTTCGATAGACCAAGGGGTCGCCGTGCAAGACCTTGAATTCTCAGCGTTGCGCACCCGCTTATTGGCCGACGGACAGATCCTAGAGCTATCTTGA
- a CDS encoding DegT/DnrJ/EryC1/StrS family aminotransferase: MAKTLSAPATLALDGGPKAVTAPIDDRWERVTDLEKEYVLRVMDNFGDAYAELDLFEREWREFIGTKHALAMCNGTATLHSAIFAAGAHAGKEVIVPSVTWHASISPILHCGATPVFCDADPETFCADPDDVRRKITDRTCAIVVTHVYGNPADLDAFREIVDGTDIVLIEDASHAHGATWDGKPVGSFGHIGCFSLQKGKAMTGIEAGVAVTDDDALYDRMLALGQYGRCGKLWSTAEFADLRNMGFGVKYRANPLAIGMVRAQFRRLPEMNERRRAWFDRLDSLLSAIPGVNPQKVYPKAIRGGLVHYAGTLDTEAIGVPANSILRALVAEGVQTKSEITPFGYGVMHLEPLFNDYALNSVGGPWKDLPSDSRVRRQRGHLPASERIHGSAFWIKTPVDPNPEWVEQVGAAFRKVIANAGRLAELATAGA, translated from the coding sequence ATGGCAAAGACACTAAGCGCCCCGGCAACATTGGCACTAGATGGCGGGCCAAAGGCAGTGACCGCTCCGATTGACGACCGCTGGGAGCGTGTGACCGACCTGGAAAAGGAGTATGTGCTCCGCGTAATGGACAACTTCGGCGACGCTTACGCCGAGTTAGACCTCTTTGAAAGAGAGTGGAGAGAGTTTATCGGCACCAAGCACGCGCTGGCCATGTGCAACGGCACTGCTACGCTGCATTCCGCGATCTTTGCGGCAGGCGCCCACGCCGGTAAAGAGGTAATCGTGCCCTCCGTGACGTGGCACGCGAGCATCAGCCCCATCCTGCACTGCGGCGCGACGCCGGTATTCTGCGATGCGGACCCGGAGACCTTCTGCGCCGACCCGGACGATGTCAGGCGCAAGATCACCGACCGCACCTGCGCCATCGTCGTCACCCATGTCTACGGCAATCCGGCAGACCTCGACGCCTTCCGTGAAATCGTGGACGGCACCGACATCGTCCTCATCGAGGACGCTTCACACGCCCACGGCGCGACCTGGGACGGGAAGCCGGTGGGCTCGTTCGGCCACATCGGTTGCTTCAGCCTGCAGAAGGGCAAGGCCATGACGGGCATCGAGGCCGGTGTCGCCGTTACCGATGACGACGCGCTCTACGACCGCATGCTCGCGCTGGGGCAGTACGGGCGCTGCGGCAAGCTCTGGTCCACTGCCGAGTTCGCGGACCTGCGTAACATGGGTTTTGGCGTGAAGTATCGCGCCAATCCGCTCGCCATCGGCATGGTGCGCGCCCAGTTCCGGCGGCTGCCGGAGATGAACGAGAGACGCCGGGCATGGTTTGACCGGCTCGACTCTTTGCTGAGCGCCATCCCTGGTGTGAACCCCCAAAAGGTCTATCCAAAGGCTATCCGGGGCGGCTTGGTGCACTACGCCGGGACACTCGACACGGAGGCTATTGGCGTGCCTGCAAATTCAATTCTAAGAGCGTTGGTCGCTGAAGGCGTACAGACAAAGTCGGAGATCACGCCGTTCGGCTACGGCGTGATGCACCTTGAGCCGCTGTTCAACGACTACGCCCTCAATAGCGTGGGCGGACCCTGGAAAGACCTTCCGTCAGATTCGCGCGTGCGCAGGCAGCGCGGCCATTTGCCCGCGAGCGAACGCATCCACGGCTCGGCCTTCTGGATCAAGACTCCCGTCGACCCGAATCCGGAATGGGTGGAGCAAGTCGGCGCAGCCTTCCGCAAAGTGATCGCTAATGCCGGCCGCCTTGCCGAGCTTGCGACCGCAGGCGCCTAG
- a CDS encoding PspC domain-containing protein, whose amino-acid sequence MAESVEPAVRRLMRSRADRTCAGVCGGLAEYIDWDPTIVRLLWIFAIFLSGGMALFAYLAFWIVMPEAPAYTGAGAGFAHAKRLTRSRNERMLAGVCGGLAEYLGMDTTLMRVLWVVATLISGGVTLVAYPIFWLVMPESGRFTSAADDTFKDVAERVDPMVERIGDRVRETFNREPRPTDPATAKRAQEQELENGILGISEEDLQGEQRPATAAPKAKAKQRWLPLFGAGLITVGLIVLAENVDFLWFSPESLVILVIGALLLFYRSDDSPRPAWRTWVGGGLVLLSILTLLDSLNVFWFSDGILGVFLMIGIGLVMLVHRNRAIPRPAWRTWVGGGLVAFGGLIVIDQMLPSFVSNFTWPMALIGLGAFLLWHWSRSRAASNGH is encoded by the coding sequence ATGGCAGAAAGCGTAGAACCCGCCGTGCGGCGCCTCATGCGAAGCCGGGCCGATCGCACTTGCGCCGGTGTCTGTGGAGGCTTGGCAGAATACATCGATTGGGATCCCACCATCGTTCGACTGCTCTGGATATTTGCGATCTTTCTCTCCGGGGGTATGGCGCTGTTCGCATATCTCGCCTTCTGGATAGTCATGCCGGAAGCGCCGGCATACACAGGTGCGGGCGCAGGCTTTGCCCACGCGAAACGCCTCACGCGCAGCCGCAACGAGCGCATGCTCGCCGGTGTGTGCGGCGGTCTGGCCGAGTATCTGGGCATGGATACCACTCTCATGCGGGTCCTCTGGGTCGTCGCAACCCTCATAAGCGGTGGCGTCACGCTGGTCGCTTACCCCATCTTCTGGCTGGTCATGCCGGAAAGCGGTCGGTTCACATCGGCTGCCGACGATACATTTAAGGATGTGGCAGAGCGCGTAGACCCAATGGTAGAGCGCATAGGCGACCGGGTGCGGGAAACATTCAACAGGGAGCCGCGCCCTACCGATCCTGCAACTGCCAAGCGGGCCCAAGAGCAGGAGCTAGAAAACGGGATTCTCGGTATTAGCGAGGAAGACTTGCAGGGAGAGCAGCGCCCAGCGACCGCCGCACCGAAGGCGAAGGCAAAACAGCGCTGGCTGCCCTTGTTTGGCGCGGGTTTGATCACTGTCGGCCTCATTGTGCTCGCCGAAAACGTAGACTTTCTGTGGTTCTCACCGGAATCGCTCGTAATACTCGTTATCGGCGCTCTCTTGCTCTTCTATCGCAGCGATGATAGTCCGCGCCCGGCATGGCGCACCTGGGTCGGCGGCGGCTTGGTCCTCCTTAGCATCCTGACTCTACTGGACAGTTTGAACGTCTTTTGGTTCTCGGATGGTATTCTTGGCGTCTTCCTCATGATTGGAATCGGCCTCGTAATGCTGGTTCATAGAAATCGGGCGATACCCCGACCGGCGTGGCGTACCTGGGTCGGCGGCGGTTTGGTAGCATTCGGGGGACTCATTGTCATCGATCAAATGCTCCCCTCTTTTGTTTCCAACTTCACCTGGCCGATGGCCTTGATCGGGTTAGGCGCATTCCTGTTGTGGCATTGGAGCCGCAGCAGAGCGGCAAGCAACGGCCACTGA